The following coding sequences lie in one Montipora foliosa isolate CH-2021 chromosome 11, ASM3666993v2, whole genome shotgun sequence genomic window:
- the LOC137975650 gene encoding uncharacterized protein isoform X1, which produces MATSSALSKCKRKCLFDTRYHFSGGPGGCRMRTVMKKMSYPLMCLYRRYSIKVSFPWTQNDTDIYPKDPMLHRMCGARLLYNKMKMIPDHLDPREFLKSVKDCVFIVSGLISQMDPKNELSDLLDVRLYKVLKEAFATISDYNLNLHLEVSNVSNLHITAVRYALGTFPLSRDCYVIGLLGQKFFIEPTDVEKYHENQNGLFTLDSRIAERWIEKFQIGVKFVTKEKFYIARGDGSVVQGLSHSVLSHHTWMFESEFNREKWMSQQYPLSWRIADMDLCVHYRLPQYRSLFSFFRKL; this is translated from the exons atggcgaccTCCTCTGCTCTTTCGAAATGTAAGAGAAAATGCTTATTTGACACACGTTATCACTTTTCAGGAGGACCGGGTGGTTGTCGTATGCGTACCGTGATGAAAAAGATGTCTTACCCTCTGATGTGTCTCTATCGACGTTATTCAATAAAAGTCTCGTTTCCATGGACCCAAAACGATACAG ATATTTATCCCAAAGACCCCATGCTTCACAGGATGTGTGGAGCTAGGCTGCTGTACAACAAAATGAAGATGATTCCTGA CCATTTAGATCCAAGGGAATTCCTTAAAAGTGTAAAG GACTGTGTCTTCATTGTGAGTGGGTTGATCTCTCAAATGGATCCTAAAAATGAACTAAGTGATTTATTGG ATGTCAGATTATACAAAGTTTTGAAAGAAGCATTTGCTACAATATCAGATTACAATCTTAACTTGCACTTG gaGGTGTCAAATGTATCCAATCTGCACATCACAG CTGTTCGTTATGCATTGGGTACATTTCCACTCAGCAGGGATTGTTACGTTATTGGCCTACTGGGGCAAAAGTTTTTTATTGAACCTACTGATGTGGAAAAGTATCATGAAAATCAAAATG gATTGTTTACTTTAGACTCAAGAATAGCTGAACGCTGGATTGAGAAATTCCAAATTGGAGTCAAGTTTGTGACCAAAGAGAA GTTCTACATTGCAAGAGGCGATGGCAGTGTAGTGCAAGGCTTGTCCCACTCAGTTCTGTCGCACCACACGTGGATGTTTGAATCTGAATTTAACAGGGAGAAGTGGATGTCACAACAGTATCCGCTTTCATGGAGAATTGCAGATATGGACCTATGCGTACACTATAGATTACCCCAATACAGATCACTTTTCTCCTTCTTTAGGAAACTTTGA
- the LOC137975650 gene encoding uncharacterized protein isoform X2, with product MDPKRYSHLDPREFLKSVKDCVFIVSGLISQMDPKNELSDLLDVRLYKVLKEAFATISDYNLNLHLEVSNVSNLHITAVRYALGTFPLSRDCYVIGLLGQKFFIEPTDVEKYHENQNGLFTLDSRIAERWIEKFQIGVKFVTKEKFYIARGDGSVVQGLSHSVLSHHTWMFESEFNREKWMSQQYPLSWRIADMDLCVHYRLPQYRSLFSFFRKL from the exons ATGGACCCAAAACGATACAG CCATTTAGATCCAAGGGAATTCCTTAAAAGTGTAAAG GACTGTGTCTTCATTGTGAGTGGGTTGATCTCTCAAATGGATCCTAAAAATGAACTAAGTGATTTATTGG ATGTCAGATTATACAAAGTTTTGAAAGAAGCATTTGCTACAATATCAGATTACAATCTTAACTTGCACTTG gaGGTGTCAAATGTATCCAATCTGCACATCACAG CTGTTCGTTATGCATTGGGTACATTTCCACTCAGCAGGGATTGTTACGTTATTGGCCTACTGGGGCAAAAGTTTTTTATTGAACCTACTGATGTGGAAAAGTATCATGAAAATCAAAATG gATTGTTTACTTTAGACTCAAGAATAGCTGAACGCTGGATTGAGAAATTCCAAATTGGAGTCAAGTTTGTGACCAAAGAGAA GTTCTACATTGCAAGAGGCGATGGCAGTGTAGTGCAAGGCTTGTCCCACTCAGTTCTGTCGCACCACACGTGGATGTTTGAATCTGAATTTAACAGGGAGAAGTGGATGTCACAACAGTATCCGCTTTCATGGAGAATTGCAGATATGGACCTATGCGTACACTATAGATTACCCCAATACAGATCACTTTTCTCCTTCTTTAGGAAACTTTGA